AagcaaaagagaagaaagagagagagaaagaaaaaaagaaattaaggaAGAAAGGAAGTGTTGGTGTGTGGAGTAATAATGTGTGACAAACAGAAAGTGACGCAAAATAATCAAGAAAGCCAGAATCTAAGGGTCTTGGAGAACTTTTGCACCATTTGGATAATAATTAAGACAGAAATTTTATCGTCATATATGTTCTCTTGCATATAATTTCACTGGGCCGGTCTAATCGACTCGACTCTAAATTcgtctttattttttctttgtataTGGCTATGTAAAATTGTAATTATTTTACTGCAACAATAGTGTGGCATTTGATAGCTCACAGTAAGAGAGAGGGCATATATACCATTTTTCACGAATCGTagagatttttttattaaatgcCGGGGGTTTGAAATGGCATCTTACGATAATACAATCAAACCTTTTTATAAtcgtattatttttttaattaagtgTTGTATGCCAGAGGTTTGGTTTTGCCCATGTGATTTTTTGTGAATTACATTAATACAACACCCTGGATTCACcacaaagaaataaaatataaaataaaaaattgattctcaaaataaataattattataatgaaatattgttataGATGGATGTATTTGGTTTTAGAAGGGTGTCGAAAGATTTTTCTAGAATTCTAGTCAATCTCCTTATCCAAACGTTGTATATAGCTTTTTGACTTGTTCAATTGGGAAAAATGAGATTTCCTTATTAATTTTCAACTAAGGTTATaatattttgatgttttatatATCATTGAGATTATCATgcatttcatatttttcttttacatcttTCAATCGATTAAattgaatttcatttttttcttatcatAATTCAGATGTATAAGACTTTTAAGGGCAAATTTAAAAGTATATGTACGGATACATCAGAATCTAATAATTCTTACGcgaatcttatatatataatgactaCATCCACGTAGTATATTTGcgtaggaaaaaaaagaaggaagcaTATACTTATAGTAGATAACATAGAAACAAGTCAAACGAACACTAGCTACTTCCAATGACTTGGAAATTGAACCCAAACAAAGTAGTAGTACGATATCCTAAGTTCCAACTTAGGAAAATACTACTAATACATGAAACTTTTCAAAACACAAAGACCTACACTTGACACAAACGTAGGATAATAATTAGGAGATGCATGcaatactaaaataaaataaaaagtttaatTAGACAAAATTACAACAACAAATTACAATGTTCCTAGGGTTTGATACCACCAATGCCACCAATACCGCCAACTCCACCACCAACACCtagaccaccaccaccaccaagtCCTCCAGCACCACCAACACCGCCACCAGCAGCTCCACCAAGTCCACCAAGACCACCTATTCCACCAGCGCCACCAATGCCACCAAAAGTAGGCAACACACCAGCATAGCCACCAATTCCTGCCCAGCCACCAACCCCACCAAATGAGATGAAATTCTTTTTGTCATCAAGGCCTTCACTAGGTGTTGGAGCTCTACTTAGAACCTCAGTGTTTACCGTTACACCCTCAGTCTGAGCCTGAAGCAGACAAATTAGGAACTACTTTTGTTAGAAAAATCAGCAATAGACGTACGTAAGGATGCATGCTACAATATATAATGTTTAGTATATGGacaactttaatttttataaaagagaattttttacactaaaatcaccaaaaaaaataaatatatgagataaccaTCCGTGAAAGTTAGAAAATGAGGTAATTTAAACTACCTCTTGcaacaagtaaaaataataagataatgTAACGTAATTTTGTTCTCTTATTGTATATACACGTagtaccaaaaaaaaagaaattagtgACGGACAACTTTTATGGCTAAACAACAAACCTGAGGAATGTTTCTTGCAGTGACAACATGGACAAGTACAAGTGCAAACACAAACATTACATACCAAATATTACTTGCCATTTTTTTCACTCTTAATTACCCCTccctctctctcacacacacacaagaaaaatagggtaagtttttttttttttacttctatTGTTGTGTGGTAAGGAGATAAAAAATGGTGAAGAGGGGTATTTAAAGGAAGGCAAAGGGGAGGGGACAGTTGTGAGAATGGAAGGAATTAAAGAGGCAAATAATACAGTACATGAAGAGTATTAAATAAAGCCCTAACAATCTCGAGAATGGTCTTCTTTCTGCTTATTGACGACAGAGTTAGGtgaacaaaaaatttaaaaagttgtaTAGTGATATCaactcaaaaaattaaaaacaaattccAAAGGTATGATGACTTTATGCCTTTCACGTTATTCAAGCCATTCAGAGGCCATGCATGTAACTCTCATTTGTTCTTTGCGTGACACTTGTTGCTTCGTAAGTAGGTCAGTTgggaaaaaaatcatattaaaagcTTACGTTGCCCGAGAAATAGACTCTACGAGTAACATTCGAATTTAAATTTACTcggatcataaattttaaaaaaaatggcaTTTAGATTACTGATACATAAACCTACAAGATATATTAATACCTATATCAAAATTTCAACATTATAAAGATGCTACTTATTCACCACGGTATCACTGTCACCACTATTTACATCTATCATACTAATATTATCATAGATTATCATAAACAATTATCACTATCAATATCATTACTATTgaatattattaattatcaCAAATTCAAAATTGTCAACATTAACtatcaattttaatattttattgtaGTAGTATTAGTAATATTTCTCCGTgtagtattttaattttaatttttaattttattaatttttcattaaaataaactTTAATATATAGAGATAGATAgatattggaaaaaaaaaggttcATTATATGAGTTTCAatataatatctttaaaattaaatatatattgtgATTCATACATTTTAATCTTAAAAAGAATAAGTAACCGTTAAAAAACTTCAAAAGTCAATCTCATCCCTAACAACCGATTCAATTTAAAGATAGTGGACCTTCACTCTAGCTtccataaatttattttattcctTTCTCTATTTTTACTTCATCTAAATAATCTTTCATCGTTTTAAtctatatgatatttttttaatcaatcttatatatattaattataatcaTGCAAATAATCGGGATCTTAAAGTAGATAAAAATGACTATTAATTAgaatcaaataatatttaattttgtttgacatttgtttttgaattttgaacgATTGCTATATATTTCTCTCTAATTGTCGTAATCCTATGCCCTAAATTAATTAATCAGCTAAGTATACCTAATTTAACAATGATTTATTGCAATTTGCAAAATGAAACCTCTTAGTAAGACGACTTCATTGCTCACAACCCTGGTGATggcttaaattattttttttgttaaaaggTAATGGACATTTGTCATTCAAAAAGATGGGAAATAACTTTTTAGTAGCTATAACataagtataaaaatatatctaatAGAAAAATTTTGAGCAATTAAATTAATAGACAAATTAAATTTTTGGTCTTGATACAATGTAAATAAATACGCACATCCAATACAAACTTTATAACATCATTAACTCGTACAAAATCTTTCACGCGATGGACACATATAACATTTTCTAACACGCGAAGTGCCAAATTGTTAAAAGTACTCAAAGTAGGAATATTCGAAGGATAATCTTtgttaaaagtaatattttgagGATGATTAGATTAATTGAACACGTGATATGACAGGCTGTTAAAAGTTCTCCAATTAGAAATATTTGAAGGATAATCTttattaaaagtaatattttaacAATGATTAGGTAAATTTAATTAACACGTAAGGTGACAAATCGTTAAAAGTGCTCAAATTAGGAATATTTGAAGGACAATCTTtgttaaaagtaatattttaaagatggtcATATTAATTTCAACACGTGATGAAGTGACAAACCGTCAAAAATGCTCAAATTAAGAATATTTGAAGGATAATTTTTGTTGAAAGTAATATTTTAAGGATGATCAGATTAATTTAACATGTGACTATGTGAGGTGATAACTCATTAAAAGGGTTCAAATTGGAAATATTTAAAGAATAATCTTtgttaaaagtaatattttaagTATGATTAGGTTAATTCAACGGTTTTACTTAAAGTACtaatttaacaaaaaataaaactcaCTATATGTTACCacttatatatattatggtGCCAATCTTAAGTCCTTTATAAACGCCTAATTATATGGAAATCAAAATCAGAGTCCTTTCTTTCATGGCTAAGAAAATCTTAAGGAGTGCTATACTCATTCTCCTTCTTCTCTCAGTTGGTaagtaaatataattaatttgacatttataatatatattaataccccaaaaaagaaatacaaaataaatattttagaagAAGCATTTTACATCGAATGTTTGTAGATCAAATTACTTGTTTTCAAGGGCAGAGGTAGGAGGCAGAACGGGGGTTCTTCGCTGAAAAAATATACTATACAGTAGATATAAAATTGCActatatagtagatgttgaatCTATTTGTCAATCTTCATCTCGtgtttatttctttatattatgaatCTTCGTACTGGAAATTTTGACTCCGTCACGACTTGTTTACACATTTATTACACTTATTATGTTTCTCTTTTCAttattcttttctttgtttgtCAAAGTGATTGTGGCAAGAGGAGGTGTTGATGATAAAACAGGGCCAGAGTGTCAAGGAAAATGTGAGGAGTTTCCAGATTGTGATGAATTTTGCAAAAGAATAGGATTTAAGTCTGGCCAATGTGTTCCACCTTTTGAGCAATTCTGTTGTTGTGATCCATAGAAAtagtttttatgatttttgtttTGCTCCCAATAagtatttatttctttattgaatttgaatgaTATAATTCCTCTTTCCTTGAAATTAACTGATAATTCTTTTACATTATCAGTATGttatagtaaaataaataaataaaaaaaaactttgcaTTTTGCGAGTATTGgtcttttattctttttgtcCATTTTTTCCTGATTGATATGCACTTTGAGGTTCTGACTAATTAGTAATGATTCGCCTTAATTGCGTAAGGCAATTAAAGAAAGAAGTGTTTTTTTATAATCAAGATTTGTTTCATTCTTAAGGTTCAAATCTgaaactttttaataaatatttattaattttagtggttgtatttattatcatttatagcaatacacaataatattatgatatatctgtcgtattaaaagtgaattatgcatgcaatataaatgtattataattgttttaaaatatattatacttgtttggtaaaaaattgacataatgtattataaatctattagagtgtgtgataaatatattatcaatgaataaaacttgtataatatgaattttataaattattctcgctaatatatatattaaacgtatattataagtgtccagTAAAaattttttattgctataaatgataaatattttcttaatataatatatttatttaagtttCCTCTCATTAATAAATATCAAAAGATAAAGATAagaatggaaatgagagattcTACTCTGGAAAAGACGAAATCTTAACAATTCGCATAATTTTCCAAAAATGCAGACGACAATCATTTAAACTCTACTCAACTTAGATCCCGATCAAATCTATTATTGAGTTGTTTAGTTCTTGGGCCTCTTTGTGGTTGAGCCTTAGGCCCAATAGCTTGGCCAGCCTCTGGTCTATTGCTTTTAGGCGTTTTTTAGTTTTGTTCAAAATTTACATGTATtaattggaaaaattatcaaattatacactttatattcctatattttcaattattttttatcatttgtaaaaatttcaaaaatctctcttctgatacataggaatgatgctgatacatcgtgatttgatacataagtcattttcatgatatATCGCTAATTGATACAAACCAAATACaaaatgtatcagtaaaacataagttttactgttatttttgttgtgttcatgatatattaggtgtGATAAGTTGATTcctaagttttattgatattacaatgtttggtttgtatcaattggagatgtatcatgaaaaagacttatgtatcaaatcgcaatatatcagcgtcattcgtatgtatcagaaatctggAAAAAGGAGGGAATTCggataattatcaaaaaaatcgggataaattgtaattgagctttttcactatgagatttaagtaaaatatcctaaataatTTCAAGGacttttatataaaaattggACAAGAATAATGATACATTGTTATCTGTGGCGGATTTGAAATTTTtactaaaaaatttcaaaatataaaaattcaaataaataaagaagtttAAGAATATTTAATATCTActatataaacataaaaaaaattaattatatatacaataaaattttcCTTCAAACTGAATTCGAATGAACCCGACGACCTTACCTATTGTTTCATTACattgtcataaaaaaaaaaaagtgaaagctAAGGGACATCTTATATTGTTTAGGCACACATGCATGACAATATGGCAAAGAGCCTACTAGTACTTGATTCCTACATTACTAACTACATATGTCAAATCAGTCACATGCCTCTTTCAACTGTGGAAAACTCATTCAAAGTACTTACCACTTGAGGCATTTTTAGCTTTTGTTACACTTTTTCAGTATTGAGAATTTTTCATGATTGATTGCTTTGGGTTTCAATAGTCATATTTGACCACATAATTGTCCAAATCAGGTAAGGGAATCATTTTTCATAATAATAAAGTCCCATATTATTTTCAGACAATAGAGGATACTTTTGCCCCAACTAGtacaaaacaaataaagaaaacaaaatttgaattttgtttaTTGGTTTTTATCTCATGTCTGATATCTGTAATCTAGATTGCGCCAAGTCGGGTCTATTAATGGGAAGCGCTCTCTACTAAGGATCAagatttaaaatcaaattttttGTTGAAGAAGAAGCAACTCCATCCGCTACATCACCTTCGgtaaatttgaaatcatgacAATCACTTTCAACATGTTTATTTGTTATctcttgaaaataattaaattggaGTATAATTGGAAGTCATTTTTCGTGAAAAATAGTTTCCACTTTggttacaacaacaacccagtgaaatcccacaacgtgggtctggggagagtaaagtgtacgcagacctgacttcaaccaaggtaggacggctatttTCGAAAGATCCTCGgttcaataaaagcataaaagaggtcagataaggcatatatgagaaagcaaataacgacAATGACagagataaaatagagtaatcgaagtacaaaaagtaatagataataacagaaatcagagaaCATAGTTTCCACTTTGGTTGATgagtgaaaattattttttcaaattaatatgCATATGTAAGATGAACATCTTATATGAATTTAATGTTAAGATACTTCTAAGAAAAATGATATATATTGATACAAACTAAAAGTTCATATAATAACACCCCTTTAattggaaaatgtttttctcttgaaaataatttccaacaaACCAAACACATAAAAAAAGGCTAGTGGGGAATGCTTTGCCCCTGGAAATCTGTCCCAAATTTTCTTTCCCACTACAAATCCACAAAGTTGATAAAGTTTGTGCATGATTTAGGAgtttattataaattattagtcaattgttcatgaaaaagaggaattttgGGAGGAGCAAAAGAAAAACGGAAAGTAGTAGGTCATTTGGTTCaagattaaattattttagaattatagttttgaaattataattattGGACTAATTTATTCTGCTTGAAAGgtggaataaaataatatcaaaattcgATGAAGTAAGCTAGGATATTCAGGATTGAATTTGAGATAAAATTTACACTATGTTTGGTTGATAAATTTAATtccaaatttaattttgagATATCCCACCTTATTCCGCGTATCAAAAAACTTCTTATAGTATATAACAATAAATTTGGTGATCCCACAAAAAGTTGGAAAAGGATGAAATATACGCGAACGTTATCCTTATCGTATAAGTTCTTATATATGGTATCATTATTCAAATACCTAAATCAAGAACAAAAGATGTACAATAATCACTACTGTTCCATACAACTTTGTTTTATCATACTCATTTTCCAATCCAACTTTATTCATGTAGTAGAAGTGGTCCAATTAGTTTCTTGATAGTCCCAAATATTTGTTTGAAAGCTGCAAACATGAACCTTAAAACCTGGAGGAATAAAGTTGACTTTAGCGACTACATGAAAACTTAAAAATGCTCGACAGCAAAATTTGCATAAGTTGGCTTCTTTTGTTACAACTAGTCACACATATCTACCTTTCTAATTCTCTTTACAGAAAGTTCCAAACAAACAAAGGATTATTGGActtaaaagaaacttaaaactAATAGTAACTAATATGACAAACTTCAATGCAAATGTAGTTTTGTTAAATCACTTAAACTCCACTTTTGgcatttgatgatgatgatgaataaAGCAATGATGAAGCAGAGAAGCTTGTGTTATTGCTCTTTGCATACATACTTCTTGCTTTCTGTCCTGATGAAGATGTTGCTAAAACACcctttgatgagttgttgttttcTTGTGTATGATCAGTAGTAGTTGTTGGAGAGCCTTTGAGTAAAACATCAACTTTTGCATATTCTTCCCTTTCATGTTTGATTTCTTTTAGCATTGCTGCTACATCTTTCATTGTAGGCCTTTCATCAGGAGTGGAGTTAACACATAACAGGGCTACTCCTAATGCTTGTAACATTTCCTCGATTTCTGATTCTGGTCTCGAGTGTAGACTTGGATCAAGGACCTCGATTCCTCCTCTTTTCTGTCTTACCCAATCCACTAGATGCACTCCTTCGGGAATTGTTGGATCGATTGGCTGTTTACCTGTCAAGACTTCTAACACAACCACTCCGTAGCTATAGACGTCGCTCTTCTCAGTGATCTTCATCATATAGCCATATTCTATTAGGAAAATGAACAACATTAGTACAATTTAGATCCATGATCATCAGAACTACAGatattctttgaaaatttgTGATAAATGCAATGTGCAATCATTGTCCTTCGATTTTTATTACTACTGTGTGTttcttgtactttgattatcatattattttgatgtagtTACTATTCAACATGCTTTGTTATGCTTTCACATCCGttactttttttctttgcaTTGCTCTGATTTGTTTTtccttaagccgagggtctatcagaaacaacctctttaCCTTCCTAGACCACAGTGTGTGGGActtacactaggtatgttgttgtggtGGTGGTGGCAATATGCAATCAATTCTTAAACTATAACTAAGCAAAACATATACTTGGAATAATATGCTAGGAGTAAGGAAAATGATGACATGAATGGTAACTTGacatgaaataaaaaagaatctTTACCTGGAGCAATGTAGCCATAAGAACCCGCAACTGTATTGGAGGAACGACCAAAATCACCATCATCGACTAGTTTTGCGAGGCCAAAGTCTGCAATGTAAGGCTCAAACTCAAGACCAATGAGAATGTTGTTGGCCTTGATGTCTCTGTGAACAATTGGAGGGGCACAGTCATGGTGCAAGTAGGCGAGCCCTTGTGCTGCCCCGAGCAATATTTGGTATCTCAATTCCCATTCCAAAGGGTTACCTCTCCTCTCATGGAGAAGACTTCCTAAGCTCCCATTTGGCATGTAATCATACATGAGCAACCTTGTGCTTCTGTTCCAACAACACCCCAAGAATCGAACAATGTTCTTGTGTCGAATTGAACCAAGCGTCTTAACTTCTGCAGAGAACGAATCACGTACTCCACACTTCTCATCATTGCCTCCATTAGTTGTAGTCATGGTTATTGGCCAAAGCTTCTTCACTGctatgacatcaccattatTCATATCTGCACGATATACCATCCCCGAGCACCCTTTTCCGATGACATTAGTATCCACAAGGCATCTGAGTATTTCGTCCACTGAAAATTTAAGCTTCTGGAATGGAGTAAACTGCCAAGCCCAAGAATCTCCCATCTCTGAATCATCATCCCTTCTCATCGCCCTTCGTGCTCGTATGATAGCAATAGTTCCCATGATCACCATTGCTATTGTCATGGTGACTAGCAATGCAATGGCTAATTTGAGCTTCTTTGACCTTCCCTCATCATTTTCAGTTTTAGCTATTCCTACTCCATCGATATTGCTGAGAAAACACGAAGGCCTTCCAAATGAACATAAACCTTCATTTCCATCTAGGTCTGATGCTGGTAATTGTCGAAAGAGCTTATTGTCCGGAAGATAACCAGTGAAGTTGTTGTATGAGACATTCAGTACGACTAGATTATCGAGCCTCGCTAGTGGATTCAAGTTCCCTTCAAGCTTGTTGTGTGAAAGGTCAAGTATTGACAGCTTGCTTAGTGAAGAAATTTCAGCAGGAATTGGACCTGTTAGTTCATTGAAACTAAGGTTGAGAGTAATTTCAAGGGACTCAATTTTTCCTAACTGAATCGGTATGCTGCCCGAGAGCTCATTGTTGCTAAGATCAAGCAATTGGAGACTCGAACAGAGGCCGATAGATGGAGGTATCGATCCTGAGAACGAGTTCTTACTAAGAATCAGCTTGTTCAAGTACACAAGACGCCCAAAACTAGCCGGTATAGGCCCTCCAAATCGGTTATTTGAAACATCCAAGACTTGAATCCCTGATAGTGAAGACAGAGTGTTAGGCAGGGGACCTTCAAGTGTATTGTTGCTGAGGTCTACCATTTGTAGCTCAGTGCAGCTACTTATCTCATCAGGAACCGTTCTAGAAAGGCGATTTCCGGACAAATCAAGAAAGTTTAAGCTCTTAAGACCTCCAATTTCTTTAGGAATTCCACCAGCAATCCTgttgtttccaagtctaagCCTCACTAATGAGCTACAATATCCAATTTCTTGAGGTATAGTACCCGAAATATCGTTAGAAATCAGTAGTAGCTTAGTAAGGTTTTTCAACTGAAACAGGCCTGGAGGAATGCTACCAGTGAGTGAATTATGTGACAAGTCCAATGCCTGAAGGTTACTACAACTACCCAAAGTTAAGGGAACACTTCCTTCCAGTTGATTATCCCAAGCAAAAAACACAATAAGATTAGTCAAATTCCCTAACTCAGAAGGAATCAAACCTGAAATCTGATTTGTGTCAAGCTGCAATTGCACAAGACTTGTAGCATGTGAAAGAACAGAAGGGATTGAACCAGAAACATTGTTGTTACTAAGCATAAGTTCTTGTAACATAACAAGACCACCAAAAGATAATGGTATACTCCCAGACAAATAGTTCAAAGACAAATCAATCATAGTCAACTTAGTACAATTCCCAATCTCTTCTGGTATAACACCAACAAGATTATTCTGCCAAAGCAACAATTTTTCTAACTTTCTAAGGTTCCCAAGCTCAGATGGGATTGAACCAGAAAGACTATTTTCATACAAATACAAGTTCACAAGCTCAGTACAGTTACCTAAATCAGAAGGTATCTCACCAGACAACATTGTAGTGTAAATAGACAGAGTTTCAAGATTCTTGAGCTTACCCAAAGAAACAGGCAAAGAACCAGATATTCTTGTATCTGCTAAGCCTAAAACTGTCAAATTCCCACAGTCCCCCAACTCATTTGGGATTTTTCCAGTAACATCTTTATTCCCTCCTGCCCTTAA
This DNA window, taken from Solanum dulcamara chromosome 3, daSolDulc1.2, whole genome shotgun sequence, encodes the following:
- the LOC129881892 gene encoding glycine-rich protein 23-like — encoded protein: MASNIWYVMFVFALVLVHVVTARNIPQAQTEGVTVNTEVLSRAPTPSEGLDDKKNFISFGGVGGWAGIGGYAGVLPTFGGIGGAGGIGGLGGLGGAAGGGVGGAGGLGGGGGLGVGGGVGGIGGIGGIKP
- the LOC129883226 gene encoding LRR receptor-like serine/threonine-protein kinase RGI1 codes for the protein MSSSSSNPNKKNHFFLSLLFLATLFFTSSSSSSSSSSSSSSSSFDAAIAPFSNWDILDTTPCKWSFIKCNFQGFITEINIQSIHLELPLPTNLSSYKHLKKLVISDANITGTIPFNIGDCSSLVTIDLSSNGLVGNIPSSIRALVNLQDLILNSNQLTGKIPVELGNCRSLKNLVLFDNRLSGALPSEIGLLSNLEVLRAGGNKDVTGKIPNELGDCGNLTVLGLADTRISGSLPVSLGKLKNLETLSIYTTMLSGEIPSDLGNCTELVNLYLYENSLSGSIPSELGNLRKLEKLLLWQNNLVGVIPEEIGNCTKLTMIDLSLNYLSGSIPLSFGGLVMLQELMLSNNNVSGSIPSVLSHATSLVQLQLDTNQISGLIPSELGNLTNLIVFFAWDNQLEGSVPLTLGSCSNLQALDLSHNSLTGSIPPGLFQLKNLTKLLLISNDISGTIPQEIGYCSSLVRLRLGNNRIAGGIPKEIGGLKSLNFLDLSGNRLSRTVPDEISSCTELQMVDLSNNTLEGPLPNTLSSLSGIQVLDVSNNRFGGPIPASFGRLVYLNKLILSKNSFSGSIPPSIGLCSSLQLLDLSNNELSGSIPIQLGKIESLEITLNLSFNELTGPIPAEISSLSKLSILDLSHNKLEGNLNPLARLDNLVVLNVSYNNFTGYLPDNKLFRQLPASDLDGNEGLCSFGRPSCFLSNIDGVGIAKTENDEGRSKKLKLAIALLVTMTIAMVIMGTIAIIRARRAMRRDDDSEMGDSWAWQFTPFQKLKFSVDEILRCLVDTNVIGKGCSGMVYRADMNNGDVIAVKKLWPITMTTTNGGNDEKCGVRDSFSAEVKTLGSIRHKNIVRFLGCCWNRSTRLLMYDYMPNGSLGSLLHERRGNPLEWELRYQILLGAAQGLAYLHHDCAPPIVHRDIKANNILIGLEFEPYIADFGLAKLVDDGDFGRSSNTVAGSYGYIAPEYGYMMKITEKSDVYSYGVVVLEVLTGKQPIDPTIPEGVHLVDWVRQKRGGIEVLDPSLHSRPESEIEEMLQALGVALLCVNSTPDERPTMKDVAAMLKEIKHEREEYAKVDVLLKGSPTTTTDHTQENNNSSKGVLATSSSGQKARSMYAKSNNTSFSASSLLYSSSSSNAKSGV